The following are encoded in a window of Apium graveolens cultivar Ventura unplaced genomic scaffold, ASM990537v1 ctg6038, whole genome shotgun sequence genomic DNA:
- the LOC141702981 gene encoding uncharacterized protein LOC141702981, whose product MAVSLSNNFSLYNPPKTLLHKKPTPSLDFNPSAISFSISKTPSPFLFLSNTKTPFSFNSSFSVKASNFSSQINDQDDVHLDDVKNMVNDEEERSPTLKSLLKIYKEAVLIGDERITSEVESMICKVENEKNELVMKTSTLTAEMNSGKERFIRLQADFDNFRKRSEKEKLTIRSDAEGEVIRSLLPMVDNFERAKQQLKLQTDQEKKIDASYQGIYKQFVEIMRSLRVAVVATVGKPFNPLLHEAIAREPSQEYKEGIIVQEFRRGFLLGDRLLRPATVKVSAGPGTMKQSTVAKEPTEQSAAAAGVDDSR is encoded by the exons ATGGCAGTTTCTCTCTCTAACAATTTCTCTCTCTACAATCCTCCAAAAACCCTACTTCATAAAAAACCAACCCCTTCTCTTGATTTTAATCCTAGTGCTATTTCTTTTTCAATTAGTAAAACCCCATCTCcatttttatttttatcaaaCACTAAAACCCCATTCTCTTTTAATTCTTCATTTTCAGTCAAAGCTTCCAACTTTTCTTCTCAG ATAAATGATCAAGATGACGTTCACCTAGATGACGTAAAGAACATGGTAAATGATGAAGAAGAGAGAAGTCCTACTTTGAAGTCCCTACTGAAAATTTACAAGGAGGCTGTCTTGATCGGAGATGAGAGGATCACTTCTGAAGTCGAGTCAATGATATGCAAGGTTGAAAatgagaaaaatgagttggtcATGAAAACTTCAACTCTCACAGCGGAGATGAATTCGGGGAAGGAAAGATTTATACGTTTACAAGCAGATTTTGATAATTTTAGGAAAAGATCAGAAAAGGAGAAACTTACAATAAGGAGTGATGCTGAGGGTGAAGTCATACGGAGCCTCTTGCCCATGGTTGATAATTTTGAGAGAGCCAAGCAACAACTCAAACTACAAACAGATCAAGAGAAAAAGATCGATGCAAGTTACCAGGGCATATATAAGCAATTTGTGGAGATTATGAGAAGCTTACGCGTAGCTGTTGTTGCCACTGTTGGGAAGCCATTCAATCCCTTA CTGCATGAAGCCATAGCACGTGAGCCGTCTCAAGAGTACAAGGAAGGTATTATAGTTCAAGAATTCCGCCGAGGTTTCCTACTTGGTGATCGATTACTAAGACCAGCAACGGTTAAAGTTTCTGCTGGCCCTGGTACAATGAAACAGTCTACTGTTGCCAAGGAACCAACTGAACAATCTGCTGCAGCTGCCGGAGTAGATGATTCTAGGTGA